A single genomic interval of Pomacea canaliculata isolate SZHN2017 linkage group LG5, ASM307304v1, whole genome shotgun sequence harbors:
- the LOC112564576 gene encoding carbonic anhydrase 2-like isoform X3, which produces MEMHIVTWNTAYGTMENAMTHPDGLAVLAFLFEVAGYDNPVFTRLTKTLNGIQNPDDEEDVQVFPLINLIQHNHKYYRYQGGLTTPPCSEVVQWTIFRDTIHISKSQMSAFRKLKSPGINGTSQPLVNNFRPVQPINYRKVQASFLPL; this is translated from the exons ATGG AGATGCACATAGTGACGTGGAACACTGCTTACGGTACAATGGAGAATGCAATGACACACCCCGACGGATTGGCAGTCCTGGCTTTCCTCTTTGAG GTTGCAGGTTACGACAACCCTGTCTTTACTCGTCTCACCAAAACGCTGAACGGGATTCAGAATCCAG ACGATGAGGAGGACGTACAAGTTTTTCCACTAATCAACTTAATCCAGCATAACCACAAGTACTACAGGTATCAAGGTGGACTGACCACACCCCCCTGTTCAGAAGTCGTCCAATGGACAATCTTCAGGGACACCATCCACATCTCTAAGtctcaa ATGAGTGCATTCCGAAAGCTGAAGTCACCAGGTATAAACGGAACATCCCAACCGCTAGTGAACAACTTCCGGCCGGTCCAGCCAATCAACTACCGCAAGGTTCAAGCCAGTTTCCTGCCATTATGA
- the LOC112564576 gene encoding uncharacterized protein LOC112564576 isoform X2, translated as MEPTDLFGGDCTCCKLHINNSLRCAARRCVLTYVKDVFKDTRTLSPTVELKTSAMTFSLSLVLLMLAVWEVQSSALFGKSARGRLEREERSALRRVKREGGWTYGSGNNGVNYWTHLYGSCGGKFQSPINIDTENLVFNKGLGDFIFDNSDTENVIVKVINDGHTVKVVYQQGGLHGPLTWASS; from the exons ATGGAGCCGACAGACCTGTTTGGAGGTGAtt GTACTTGCTGCAAGCTTCATATCAACAA CAGCTTGCGGTGTGCGGCTCGGCGGTGCGTGCTGACGTATGTAAAGGACGTTTTCAAGGatacacgcactctctctccAACCGTTGAACTGAAAACTTCCGCCATGACTTTCTCCCTGAGTTTGGTGCTGTTGATGTTGGCAGTATGGGAAGTCCAGTCATCTG cGCTTTTTGGGAAAAGTGCGCGAGGGAGactggagagagaagagaggtcGGCTTTGAGGCGGGTGAAGAGAGAGG GAGGCTGGACATACGGATCAGGGAATAACG GTGTGAACTACTGGACCCACCTGTACGGCTCGTGTGGCGGTAAATTCCAGTCGCCCATTAACATCGACACTGAGAACCTAGTCTTCAACAAGGGACTTGGCGACTTCATTTTCGATAACTCTGATACAGAAAATGTGATTGTCAAAGTCATCAACGATGGACACAcag TGAAGGTGGTGTACCAACAAGGGGGACTTCACGGTCCACTCACCTGGGCTAGCTCATGA
- the LOC112564576 gene encoding uncharacterized protein LOC112564576 isoform X1: MEPTDLFGGDCTCCKLHINNSLRCAARRCVLTYVKDVFKDTRTLSPTVELKTSAMTFSLSLVLLMLAVWEVQSSALFGKSARGRLEREERSALRRVKREAGGWTYGSGNNGVNYWTHLYGSCGGKFQSPINIDTENLVFNKGLGDFIFDNSDTENVIVKVINDGHTVKVVYQQGGLHGPLTWASS, from the exons ATGGAGCCGACAGACCTGTTTGGAGGTGAtt GTACTTGCTGCAAGCTTCATATCAACAA CAGCTTGCGGTGTGCGGCTCGGCGGTGCGTGCTGACGTATGTAAAGGACGTTTTCAAGGatacacgcactctctctccAACCGTTGAACTGAAAACTTCCGCCATGACTTTCTCCCTGAGTTTGGTGCTGTTGATGTTGGCAGTATGGGAAGTCCAGTCATCTG cGCTTTTTGGGAAAAGTGCGCGAGGGAGactggagagagaagagaggtcGGCTTTGAGGCGGGTGAAGAGAGAGG CAGGAGGCTGGACATACGGATCAGGGAATAACG GTGTGAACTACTGGACCCACCTGTACGGCTCGTGTGGCGGTAAATTCCAGTCGCCCATTAACATCGACACTGAGAACCTAGTCTTCAACAAGGGACTTGGCGACTTCATTTTCGATAACTCTGATACAGAAAATGTGATTGTCAAAGTCATCAACGATGGACACAcag TGAAGGTGGTGTACCAACAAGGGGGACTTCACGGTCCACTCACCTGGGCTAGCTCATGA
- the LOC112564576 gene encoding carbonic anhydrase 6-like isoform X4, whose translation MTFSLSLVLLMLAVWEVQSSALFGKSARGRLEREERSALRRVKREAGGWTYGSGNNGVNYWTHLYGSCGGKFQSPINIDTENLVFNKGLGDFIFDNSDTENVIVKVINDGHTVKVVYQQGGLHGPLTWASS comes from the exons ATGACTTTCTCCCTGAGTTTGGTGCTGTTGATGTTGGCAGTATGGGAAGTCCAGTCATCTG cGCTTTTTGGGAAAAGTGCGCGAGGGAGactggagagagaagagaggtcGGCTTTGAGGCGGGTGAAGAGAGAGG CAGGAGGCTGGACATACGGATCAGGGAATAACG GTGTGAACTACTGGACCCACCTGTACGGCTCGTGTGGCGGTAAATTCCAGTCGCCCATTAACATCGACACTGAGAACCTAGTCTTCAACAAGGGACTTGGCGACTTCATTTTCGATAACTCTGATACAGAAAATGTGATTGTCAAAGTCATCAACGATGGACACAcag TGAAGGTGGTGTACCAACAAGGGGGACTTCACGGTCCACTCACCTGGGCTAGCTCATGA
- the LOC112564572 gene encoding growth hormone secretagogue receptor type 1-like, whose protein sequence is METDANEDFGTDLLNLEVTSSPLSFEVNVTNSTSDAWTTMSMTNISEVRQLVALTQDIKRYYIWVILAFGFPGNLASLVVILRMRCFGSPALYVATLAVVDNLALIVKLLMLHVQKVVFGTLGCKFLNFLGNHLVVYANWILIALAIERFVAVWEPLRISRTWTPHHAAVSLFVVCLVAAVLTSPLLVMVIYKPETNSCSVEEEYRSALVIWQWVQTTAYSFVPCVLLITFNLLIALLIGRARRLQRSLTPPLRHHRRHSQRHSLASVQRQATIMLVVTSVALVLTTTPVCVYLLVQQWWRPLEGTAEADLKHFVKSLVYVVCDANHSVNFYLYFVSARSFRSHVYKMLPCTCLQRNKVPGKTDQHGGARIYSSAKLQASDKDRDKALALLSSPRYSPSLGDRSNQNR, encoded by the exons ATGGAGACCGACGCCAATGAGGACTTTGGCACTGACCTTTTGAACCTCGAAGTGACCTCCAGCCCGTTGAGCTTTGAGGTCAATGTCACGAACAGCACTAGTGACGCGTGGACCACGATGTCCATGACCAACATCTCAGAGGTCAGGCAACTGGTGGCCCTGACCCAGGACATCAAACGCTACTACATATGGGTCATCCTTGCCTTTGGTTTCCCAGGCAACCTGGCCAGCCTTGTCGTCATCCTTCGCATGCGATGTTTTGGGTCACCGGCGCTGTACGTGGCCACGCTGGCCGTCGTCGACAACCTCGCCCTCATCGTCAAACTTCTCATGCTACATGTGCAGAAG GTGGTTTTTGGCACTCTGGGCTGCAAGTTCTTGAACTTTTTGGGTAACCACCTGGTGGTGTACGCCAACTGGATCCTCATCGCCTTGGCCATCGAGCGATTTGTAGCCGTGTGGGAGCCCCTGAGGATCTCCAGGACATGGACCCCGCACCACGCGGCCGTCAGTCTGTTTGTTGTCTGCCTGGTGGCTGCGGTGCTGACATCCCCTCTTCTCGTCATGGTTATCTACAAACCCGAGACAAACAGCTGTTCTGTTGAGGAAGAATATCG GTCGGCGTTGGTCATATGGCAATGGGTGCAGACGACAGCTTACAGCTTCGTGCCCTGCGTTCTGCTCATCACCTTCAACCTTCTCATCGCGCTGCTCATCGGGAGGGCCCGTCGTCTGCAGCGCTCCCTCACCCCGCCCCTCAGGCACCACCGGCGCCACAGTCAGCGCCACAGTCTGGCCAGCGTGCAGCGCCAGGCCACCATCATGCTGGTGGTGACGTCAGTGGCGCTGGTGCTGACCACCACCCCGGTGTGCGTGTACCTGCTGGTGCAGCAGTGGTGGCGGCCCCTGGAGGGCACGGCCGAGGCTGACCTCAAACATTTCGTCAAGAGCCTCGTCTACGTGGTGTGCGACGCCAACCACTCCGTCAACTTCTACTTGTACTTCGTCAG TGCTCGCAGTTTCCGGTCCCACGTGTACAAAATGCTGCCGTGCACCTGCctgcaaagaaacaaagtcCCTGGCAAGACCGACCAGCATGGCGGCGCGAGGATTTACTCCAGCGCTAAACTTCAGGCCAGCGACAAGGACAGAGACAAGGCGCTGGCACTGCTCTCCAGTCCCCGCTACTCCCCCTCCCTTGGCGACAGGAGCAACCAGAACAGATAG